One Primulina huaijiensis isolate GDHJ02 chromosome 5, ASM1229523v2, whole genome shotgun sequence DNA segment encodes these proteins:
- the LOC140976622 gene encoding glucan endo-1,3-beta-glucosidase 12-like, producing the protein MQKPIAMSLANLLVFIFPFLLQLSPLPQVSGLGINYGTVGNNLPPPKRVAQLLQSTLINKVKIYDTDPEILEAFSNTGIDLIVAVENSHVANLSSDPHAADEWFTSRVAPFIPATSIVAINIGNEYLTADDKLDQKALFQAIQNMHSVLLARGLDRKIKVTTPHSMAVLASSFPPSASTFAVTLLPAMTAIVGFLADTGAPFMVNAYPYFAYRDNPRTINLEYALLGNGTRVQDPKGYVYTNMLDAQIDSVRSAITSLGFGNRSIKIVVSESGWPSKGEAGETAVTPENARTYNTRLIERAQANKGTPMRPNENIDIFLFSLFNENKKQGGASERNFGIFNGDGSKVYELDLSCQFCSGDKLEFGEKTSVAASTRGPSVWCVAKPHADDKVIQAVLDFCCGPGGVDCREIYENGDCFGPDKIHAHASYAMNAYYQMHGRNYWNCDFKGTGLVTFSDPSYGRCRYAHQ; encoded by the exons ATGCAAAAACCAATTGCAATGTCCCTTGCAAATCTCCTCGTATTTATCTTCCCTTTTCTCCTCCAACTCAGCCCGCTGCCACAAGTTTCCGGCTTGGGCATCAACTATGGGACAGTCGGAAATAACCTCCCGCCGCCCAAGAGGGTGGCTCAGCTGCTTCAGTCCACCCTCATTAACAAGGTCAAGATTTATGACACCGACCCAGAAATCCTCGAAGCCTTCTCAAACACAGGCATAGACCTCATTGTTGCTGTTGAAAACTCACATGTTGCCAACTTGAGCTCCGACCCTCATGCTGCCGATGAGTGGTTCACCAGCCGCGTCGCCCCCTTCATTCCGGCCACCTCCATAGTAGCAATCAATATAGGAAATGAGTACTTAACAGCAGACGATAAGCTTGATCAGAAAGCTCTTTTCCAAGCCATTCAGAACATGCACTCAGTCTTACTTGCACGTGGCTTGGACCGGAAAATCAAGGTCACAACACCGCACAGTATGGCTGTTCTTGCTTCCTCCTTTCCTCCATCCGCTTCCACTTTCGCTGTCACGCTCCTCCCTGCCATGACAGCTATTGTTGGATTCTTGGCAGACACCGGTGCCCCTTTCATGGTGAATGCATACCCTTATTTCGCATACCGAGACAATCCTAGAACAATCAACCTAGAGTATGCGTTACTAGGCAATGGCACCAGGGTACAAGATCCTAAGGGGTACGTGTACACCAATATGTTGGATGCACAAATCGACAGTGTTAGATCAGCCATTACTTCATTAGGATTCGGCAACCGTTCAATCAAGATTGTCGTGTCCGAGTCTGGTTGGCCATCAAAAGGCGAAGCCGGTGAGACAGCAGTGACACCTGAAAATGCAAGGACTTACAACACAAGATTAATCGAACGGGCGCAGGCAAATAAAGGGACCCCCATGAGGCCGAACGAAAATATAGacattttccttttctctcTGTTCAACGAGAACAAGAAACAAGGAGGTGCAAGTGAAAGGAATTTCGGGATCTTCAATGGCGACGGCTCTAAAGTGTACGAGCTGGATCTGAGCTGCCAGTTTTGTTCTGGCGATAAACTAGAGTTTGGGGAGAAAACATCAGTGGCAGCAAGCACTAGGGGTCCTTCCGTATGGTGCGTGGCGAAACCACACGCAGATGACAAAGTGATTCAGGCTGTCCTGGACTTTTGCTGCGGACCTGGCGGTGTAGACTGTAGGGAAATTTATGAAAATGGAGATTGTTTCGGGCCGGATAAGATACACGCACACGCTTCATATGCCATGAATGCATACTATCAGATGCATGGAAGGAACTACTGGAACTGTGATTTCAAAGGAACTGGCCTTGTTACGTTCAGTGATCCAA GCTATGGAAGATGTCGATATGCACATCAGTAA